The Cytophagia bacterium CHB2 sequence CCGAATGCGCCGGGCCGAGAAACAACGCGATGTCGATTTCGGGTTTATCGGCCATGGCTTCCTCCTCGTTGTTTCTCCAAGCCATCTTTGTACGCCTGGGCGTATTGCACCCAACGGTCGGCCACCGGCTGCCAGGGGAAATTGTCGAAGGTAAACGTCATGCTTTGGCGCAGGGCTGAAAATGGCGAGGGCAGCATTTCGCCCCGCCCGGATTCAACTTGCACGCGATCGTCTTTGACCATGCCATACTGTTCGTATTGCTCGAAAAGCGCGCCCACGCCCATGATGTTGAAATGGCCGTTCTCCGCGATTTTTGGCGCTGTGCCGAGATAATGCAGGGTGATTTTGCCAATGTCGGCAACGACTTTGCCCAAGCCCCGGCTTTTGCCGGAGCCCATGCGCACCAGGCCGTCTTTCATGTCTTGCAGCACGAAGCCGATTAACCCGAGTTGCCACAGCTCGAAGTTTTGGAGGTGCAACGTGGTTTTGAAGATGCCGCCGGTGATGACTTCTAAGTCGAACTTAGCTGAGTGAAAAGAGCCACCAGTAAAACGGTCAATTCCCACATTATCGCG is a genomic window containing:
- a CDS encoding CRISPR-associated RAMP protein, which produces MISFNSTLKTCGQNRRQAMFKRLVNECTIELRLKPEGALLIKSGLEQVSDVKMAWVKVYRGDRSDPEVYLPGSSLKGTIRSHAERIARTIKSNAACDPFSPQGELAACGNVLDDLKRSKRGNDPTTPEVYKNSCLACRLFGNTWLLGRFATEDAYIEGDPPQIQVRDNVGIDRFTGGSFHSAKFDLEVITGGIFKTTLHLQNFELWQLGLIGFVLQDMKDGLVRMGSGKSRGLGKVVADIGKITLHYLGTAPKIAENGHFNIMGVGALFEQYEQYGMVKDDRVQVESGRGEMLPSPFSALRQSMTFTFDNFPWQPVADRWVQYAQAYKDGLEKQRGGSHGR